One window from the genome of Salvia miltiorrhiza cultivar Shanhuang (shh) chromosome 7, IMPLAD_Smil_shh, whole genome shotgun sequence encodes:
- the LOC130993118 gene encoding uncharacterized protein LOC130993118, which produces MATEHQQPDAQISPAPPPANTTTAPPADPPPLDNPTTTATPAANPPKRQRRPSVRLGEIGGDPPYDVPQRRPNKTWRFHKDPSLAAKTSKTRPLTNLVNGAAPVAAAADSNFQDSVELSENYADFGLRKSKVKKPTKRARTNWNKFDSSAVNNGVIESTSFLQEENDNNNEEFRELEGEGSESPKQQSPINSAENMGLQFWDQQRRGSRARVSEINGVHLNEVNSPEKNNEGNLGVREWLIGLGLGRYAPVFEIHEVDDEVLPMLTLEDLKDMGINAVGSRRKMYSSILKLRKGFS; this is translated from the coding sequence atggcAACAGAGCATCAACAGCCGGACGCCCAAATCTCCCCCGCCCCGCCCCCCGCCAACACCACCACCGCCCCCCCCGCAGACCCCCCTCCTCTCGACAatcccaccaccaccgccaccccCGCCGCCAACCCTCCCAAGCGACAGCGCCGCCCCAGCGTCCGCCTCGGCGAGATCGGAGGCGACCCACCCTACGATGTTCCCCAGCGACGCCCCAATAAAACCTGGCGCTTCCACAAAGACCCATCTTTAGCCGCCAAAACCTCCAAGACGCGGCCGTTAACCAACCTCGTCAACGGAGCCGCccccgtcgccgccgccgccgactccAACTTCCAAGATTCGGTCGAACTCTCCGAGAATTACGCCGATTTCGGCCTCCGGAAGTCCAAAGTGAAGAAACCCACAAAAAGGGCCCGCACGAATTGGAACAAATTCGACTCCTCCGCGGTTAATAACGGCGTAATTGAGAGCACGAGTTTCTTACAGGAAGAGAACGACAATAATAACGAAGAGTTCCGAGAGTTGGAGGGCGAGGGTTCGGAGAGCCCTAAGCAGCAGAGCCCAATCAACTCCGCGGAGAACATGGGATTGCAGTTTTGGGATCAGCAGAGAAGGGGGAGCCGGGCCCGTGTGTCGGAGATCAACGGGGTGCATCTAAACGAGGTGAATTCGCCGGAGAAGAACAATGAGGGGAATTTAGGGGTGAGGGAATGGTTAATCGGATTAGGGTTAGGGAGATACGCACCCGTCTTCGAGATACACGAGGTCGATGACGAGGTATTGCCCATGTTAACGTTGGAGGATCTAAAGGATATGGGAATAAATGCCGTGGGTTCCAGGAGGAAAATGTATTCCTCCATTCTCAAACTAAGAAAAGGCTTTTCCTGA